One Littorina saxatilis isolate snail1 linkage group LG12, US_GU_Lsax_2.0, whole genome shotgun sequence genomic region harbors:
- the LOC138981098 gene encoding uncharacterized protein — protein sequence MSGKEETCPTCGKQFKQLSRHKCKEQGATQLSDKDSEGQICPTCGKQFKQLSRHKCKEQGATQLSDTINSDFGFSKTGCKAPEEGEEECPYCGRTFKQLWRHKCKKQEASSHSSPAAHEDSHLDQVCHTCGRTFKQISRHKCKGYAAGPLQQVDSAGHSGARPKVKTEPGCFTPGAEAVTETTRPLGTFAPGTRLQENGRGDPEFPQNGRGYCTVIDTASLEEEADCVMSKLGLEALPKPNFEASSFFKAEVRLKEDEKKGVALAFRPFRERIVSDLTESTKWRWQCFNSGSSYDGTKVTRADEVDCMFHPDLPADWLQVVYTGAPPGFCFVKLKSSSSLSSLESEELRELCIKGCVSSTKFREKVFKLFENIVSGERRAKKDPSSKPGSPSYAVLFKATPTDHGLREISIDLVPALHIKSKGLPPKAGDNLKRVSDTDVELIKKAGFDIIPKEYQKAGYEDVRDILWRLSFSRAEKQLTKHADKRTRGDQHGAHISPPTCRKWVLRMLKRFLEIIKGFKNSRDGSELNPVLQGLQNAAIHLKTRRGRNVKIEKFTTFQVRTLLWTEMYVIPIDDDKWTVPMARTRLIQALDHLKKMVSGRMHVPHFFLPGLDIMAEVPREEREFLYIMFHIILKLF from the exons ATGTCTGGAAAAGAAGAAACGTGCCCAACGTGTGGCAAACAATTCAAACAACTGTCACGCCACAAGTGTAAAGAACAGGGAGCAACGCAGTTGTCAGACAAAGACAGTGAAGGCCAGATATGCCCAACGTGTGGCAAACAATTCAAACAGCTATCACGCCACAAGTGTAAAGAACAGGGAGCAACGCAGTTGTCAGATACCATAAACTCGGACTTTGGCTTCTCGAAGACAGGCTGTAAAGCtccagaagaaggagaagaagaatgTCCCTATTGCGGCAGAACGTTCAAACAACTATGGCGTCACAAATGCAAAAAACAAGAAGCTTCGTCACACTCGTCACCCGCTGCTCACGAAGATTCACACTTGGATCAAGTATGTCATACTTGCGGACGAACTTTCAAGCAGATTTCACGACACAAGTGCAAAGGATACGCTGCTGGTCCACTGCAGCAAGTTGATTCAGCCGGACATTCTGGCGCTAGGCCGAAGGTAAAGACGGAGCCAGGCTGCTTCACACCCGGCGCTGAAGCTGTGACCGAAACAACTCGGCCTTTGGGAACTTTTGCTCCAGGTACTCGCCTGCAAGAAAACGGCCGTGGGGATCCAGAGTTTCCCCAGAATGGTCGTGGGTACTGCACTGTCATCGACACTGCATCCCTGGAGGAAGAGGCAGATTGTGTCATGAGTAAGCTTGGCCTTGAAGCGTTGCCTAAACCAAACTTCGAAGCTAGCAGTTTCTTCAAGGCTGAGGTCAGACTGAAGGAAGATGAAAAGAAAGGTGTTGCGCTTGCTTTCCGCCCTTTCCGTGAGCGCATCGTCTCAGATCTCACAGAGTCGACGAAGTGGCGGTGGCAGTGCTTCAACTCGGGTTCCAGCTACGACGGAACGAAG GTAACGCGGGCTGACGAAGTGGACTGCATGTTTCACCCTGATCTGCCTGCTGATTGGCTGCAAGTGGTATACACAGGAGCACCACCCGGGTTCTGCTTTGTCAAGCTGAAGAGTTCGTCTTCTTTGTCATCTCTGGAGTCAGAGGAACTTCGGGAGCTCTGCATCAAGGGTTGTGTCAGTTCTACCAAGTTCCGGGAGAAGGTGTTCAAGCTCTTCGAGAACATTGTCAGTGGAGAAAGACGCGCTAAAA AGGACCCATCCAGCAAACCAGGTTCTCCATCCTACGCCGTATTGTTTAAAGCCACACCCACGGATCACGGACTCCGAGAGATATCAATCGACCTTGTGCCAGCCCTACATATTAAAAGCAAAGGACTGCCACCGAAAGCTGGTGACAACCTCAAGAGAGTTTCAGACACAGACGTTGAACTTATAAAGAAAGCCGGTTTTGACATCATCCCAAAAGAGTATCAGAAAG CTGGATACGAAGATGTTCGGGATATTCTATGGCGGCTGTCCTTCTCAAGAGCGGAAAAACAACTGACTAAGCACGCCGACAAGAGGACACGTGGAGATCAACATGGTGCCCACATCTCTCCCCCGACATGCCGGAAGTGGGTTTTGCGCATGCTCAAGAGGTTCCTGGAGATTATCAAAGGCTTCAAGAACTCCAGGGACGGGTCGGAGCTTAACCCGGTCTTACAAGGTCTGCAGAACGCCGCAATCCATCTCAAGACGCGCAGAGGTAGAAATGTCAAGATCGAAAAGTTTACTACATTTCAG GTTCGCACGCTTTTGTGGACCGAGATGTATGTGATTCCCATCGACGATGACAAGTGGACTGTCCCAATGGCGAGGACTCGCCTGATCCAGGCCTTGGATCACCTGAAGAAGATGGTTTCAGGCCGAATGCACGTGCCCCATTTCTTTTTGCCCGGTCTGGACATCATGGCGGAAGTGCCACGTGAAGAGCGAGAGTTCCTTTACATTATGTTCCACATCATCCTGAAGCTCTTCTGA
- the LOC138981099 gene encoding uncharacterized protein: MASLADQLKAVKLSKSDEPMKDFSSPKTAGFMRDEEITQYQEHVLEVNTEKWLHILQEETFPTEYCPLHLNEAQMVLSVYERLYKNLDAPSIARLDWREKLSHAESELVQKIEQRLQKVMDKFFKKDSDFVFVKTSSRSAKDAPMAQSRFKDLYQDFLTQEPEDTRSSENTQITCLLKAAFYGMRVRQASEVMDMTMRSERIFQDILLALQFKDKFCENFVVRTFVDIDVDMEFRGFVFHGNLVALSQYNYLIYSERLCKLKDALSDRIEAFYKNSIRPKLQASKFEENFIIDFAIGSKDDKVWVIEINPFLITTDAALFSWQHERHLLEGRQGQGLEFRVTMRPRPGAKTMLPHSIKMLLS; encoded by the exons ATGGCTAGCCTAGCAGACCAGTTGAAAGCTGTCAAACTGAGTAAGTCTGATGAGCCGATGAAAGATTTTTCAAGTCCAAAGACTGCTGGGTTTATGCGGGATGAAGAG ATAACTCAATACCAAGAACATGTGCTGGAAGTAAACACAGAAAAATGGCTGCACATTCTCCAAGAAGAAACATTCCCCACAGAATATTGTCCCCTCCATCTAAACGAAGCTCAAATGGTTTTGTCAGTGTACGAACGCTTGTACAAAAACCTTGATGCTCCGTCTATAGCACGGCTAGACTGGCGAGAAAAGCTGAGCCATGCAGAAAGTGAGCTGGTACAGAAGATAGAGCAACGCCTTCAAAAAGTCATGgataaattctttaaaaaagaCTCGGATTTTGTGTTTGTGAAAACATCCAGCCGAAGTGCCAAAGACGCACCGATGGCACAGAGTCGTTTCAAGGACCTGTACCAAGATTTCCTGACACAGGAACCTGAAGACACAAGAAGCAGCGAAAATACCCAAATCACATGCCTGCTGAAAGCAGCATTTTATGGCATGAGAGTGCGGCAGGCGAGCGAGGTAATGGACATGACTATGCGAAGTGAAAGAATTTTCCAGGACATTTTGCTAGCTCTGCAGTTCAAGGACAAGTTCTGCGAGAACTTTGTTGTGCGCACCTTTGTCGACATTGATGTCGACATGGAGTTCCGTGGGTTTGTCTTCCATGGAAATCTAGTGGCCTTGTCACAGTACAACTACCTCATTTACTCTGAAAGACTCTGCAAGCTGAAAGATGCTCTGTCTGACAGGATTGAAGCATTCTACAAAAACAGCATCAGGCCAAAGCTACAAGCCAGCAAGTTTGAGGAGAACTTCATCATTGACTTTGCCATTGGAAGCAAAG ATGACAAGGTGTGGGTGATAGAGATCAACCCTTTCCTGATCACCACAGACGCTGCGCTCTTCAGCTGGCAGCATGAGCGGCATTTGCTTGAAGGTCGACAGGGTCAAGGTCTCGAGTTCCGTGTGACCATGAGGCCTCGCCCAGGTGCCAAAACCATGCTGCCACACAGCATCAAGATGTTGTTGAGCTGA